In Chengkuizengella sediminis, a single window of DNA contains:
- a CDS encoding CpsD/CapB family tyrosine-protein kinase, giving the protein MSRKKQKQTSQRSLVTLTNPKSPISEQYRTIRTNIQFAAVDQNMKSIVVTSSTPAEGKSTTTANLAIVFAQQGKRVLLIDADLRKPTMHYTFQLLNTFGLTNVLVGQAAMNGVISKTDVEHLSVITSGPIPPNPAEMLGSNAMKQFVEEAKQNFDIVLFDSPPVLAVTDAQILGDLSDGVILVVQSGETEVEAALKSKELLLQANTKILGTVLNQKKTSKKQDYYSYYGS; this is encoded by the coding sequence TTGAGTCGTAAAAAGCAGAAACAAACCAGTCAACGTAGTTTAGTAACATTAACAAATCCAAAATCTCCTATCTCAGAACAATATCGTACAATTCGCACAAACATTCAATTTGCGGCTGTCGATCAAAACATGAAATCCATTGTAGTCACTTCATCAACACCAGCAGAAGGAAAATCAACTACAACAGCCAATTTAGCGATTGTGTTTGCACAGCAAGGTAAACGTGTATTATTAATTGATGCGGATCTCCGTAAACCAACGATGCATTACACCTTTCAATTATTAAACACTTTTGGTTTGACAAATGTTTTAGTAGGTCAAGCTGCTATGAATGGGGTGATCAGTAAAACAGATGTTGAACATTTGTCTGTCATTACAAGCGGACCAATCCCTCCTAACCCTGCCGAAATGTTAGGGTCTAATGCAATGAAACAATTTGTAGAAGAAGCAAAACAAAATTTTGACATTGTACTGTTTGATAGTCCTCCTGTTTTAGCTGTAACGGATGCACAAATATTAGGTGATTTAAGTGATGGCGTCATATTAGTCGTACAGAGTGGAGAAACAGAAGTCGAGGCAGCATTGAAATCAAAAGAACTATTATTACAAGCGAACACGAAAATTTTGGGTACGGTATTAAACCAGAAGAAAACATCGAAAAAACAAGATTATTACTCTTATTATGGAAGTTAA
- a CDS encoding polysaccharide biosynthesis protein → MTYRKRLLLLILLDSLCVFTAIYFSHFILSTKYYLTPFLLISSLTLLIVHHMFAAYYKLYKRVWEYASIGELVTICKSVTYSILITALVQLVFYQDVYIRALVITWMLHMMFIGGSRFVWRLYRDSYLKVKNRGERTLIIGAGSAGTMIARQLKNNPSSKLYPVAFIDDECQKQQMEIMGIPVIGGVKDIEKSVIDFDIKNIVIAIPSLNKKELNKIVQECSKTNVRTQILPMIEDLVLGKVSVNDFRDVRIEDLLGREPVKLDDRNLLETIQNQTILVTGAGGSIGSEICRQISKYKPSKVVLLGHGENSIYTIEQELLNTYTEINFVTEIADVQDKDKMFAVLLKHRSSIVYHAAAHKHVPLMERNPEEAVKNNVIGTKNVAEAASNARVKTFVMVSTDKAVNPTSVMGATKRIAEMVVQHMDKISDTRFVAVRFGNVLGSRGSVIPLFKKQIQAGGPVTVTHPDMERYFMTIPEASRLVIQAGTLARGGEIFVLDMGDPVKIVDLAKNLIKLSGYSLEDIGIVYSGIRPGEKLFEELLNENEVHHKQVFPKIHIGKATFIEGKFLQVLFNEFGNLSVDELRVTLLDIAGGRVKEEKLVVNQ, encoded by the coding sequence GTGACGTACCGAAAACGACTATTACTCCTGATTTTATTAGATTCATTGTGTGTGTTCACGGCTATTTATTTTAGTCATTTTATATTAAGCACGAAATATTATCTTACACCTTTTCTACTTATTAGTTCACTAACCTTGTTAATCGTTCACCATATGTTCGCAGCGTATTACAAGCTTTACAAAAGAGTATGGGAATATGCAAGTATCGGGGAATTAGTTACAATTTGCAAATCTGTCACCTATTCGATTTTGATCACTGCACTAGTGCAATTGGTTTTTTATCAAGATGTATACATAAGAGCACTTGTGATTACTTGGATGTTACATATGATGTTTATAGGTGGATCGAGGTTTGTATGGAGATTATATCGAGATTCGTATTTAAAGGTGAAAAATCGAGGAGAACGAACACTAATTATTGGTGCAGGTTCTGCAGGAACAATGATTGCTCGGCAATTAAAAAATAATCCAAGCTCAAAACTTTACCCTGTAGCCTTTATCGATGATGAATGTCAAAAACAACAGATGGAAATTATGGGCATACCCGTAATTGGTGGAGTGAAAGACATAGAGAAGTCAGTGATTGATTTTGATATTAAAAACATTGTGATAGCTATACCTTCTCTTAACAAAAAAGAATTAAATAAAATAGTACAAGAATGTAGTAAAACAAATGTTAGAACCCAAATCCTTCCGATGATTGAAGATTTGGTCTTAGGAAAAGTTTCGGTTAATGACTTTAGAGATGTAAGAATAGAAGATTTATTAGGAAGAGAGCCAGTGAAACTGGATGATAGAAATTTACTAGAAACGATTCAAAATCAAACGATACTAGTAACGGGTGCTGGTGGATCGATAGGTTCAGAGATTTGTAGGCAAATATCAAAATACAAACCTAGTAAAGTAGTATTACTTGGTCATGGTGAGAACAGCATTTACACAATTGAACAAGAACTACTTAATACATATACTGAAATCAATTTCGTGACTGAAATTGCAGATGTTCAAGATAAAGATAAAATGTTTGCTGTTTTATTAAAACACAGATCAAGTATTGTTTACCACGCAGCTGCTCATAAACACGTACCATTAATGGAGCGAAATCCTGAAGAAGCTGTGAAAAATAATGTGATAGGAACTAAAAATGTTGCAGAAGCGGCTAGTAATGCGAGAGTAAAAACATTCGTCATGGTTTCAACAGATAAGGCAGTAAATCCGACAAGTGTGATGGGAGCAACAAAACGGATAGCAGAGATGGTTGTGCAGCATATGGATAAAATCAGTGATACTCGTTTTGTAGCCGTAAGATTTGGGAATGTGCTCGGTAGTCGTGGCAGTGTTATTCCTTTATTTAAAAAACAAATTCAAGCAGGTGGTCCTGTTACGGTTACTCATCCTGATATGGAACGGTATTTTATGACAATTCCAGAAGCCTCAAGACTTGTTATTCAAGCAGGTACATTGGCAAGAGGTGGAGAAATCTTTGTGCTTGATATGGGAGATCCAGTAAAAATAGTAGATCTAGCCAAAAACTTAATTAAATTATCTGGTTATTCTTTGGAGGATATAGGAATTGTGTACTCAGGGATTCGTCCAGGTGAGAAATTGTTTGAAGAGTTGTTGAATGAAAATGAAGTACATCATAAACAAGTTTTTCCTAAGATTCATATTGGTAAAGCTACATTTATTGAAGGAAAATTCTTGCAAGTTTTGTTCAATGAGTTTGGGAATTTGTCAGTGGATGAGTTGAGGGTTACATTGTTAGATATTGCTGGTGGTCGGGTGAAAGAAGAGAAGTTGGTTGTAAATCAGTAG
- the thiS gene encoding sulfur carrier protein ThiS, with protein sequence MKLHINGENVEVPSSISFVTELLAHFQLEEKVVIVELNHDILEKENHARTNISDGDRIEIVHFVGGG encoded by the coding sequence TTGAAACTTCATATTAATGGAGAAAATGTTGAAGTGCCAAGTTCAATTAGTTTCGTTACCGAACTATTAGCACATTTTCAACTAGAAGAAAAAGTTGTGATTGTAGAATTAAATCATGATATTTTAGAAAAAGAGAACCATGCGCGAACCAACATTTCAGACGGGGACCGTATTGAGATTGTACATTTTGTAGGAGGCGGTTAA
- a CDS encoding tyrosine-protein phosphatase translates to MIDLHSHILPGVDDGAKDLEESMQLAREAVKQGITKIIATPHHRNGSYYNSKDEILEAVERLNEELFLENIQLEICPGQETRIYGDMVQDIEQGELLALNNDHKYLFVELPSNHVPRYTNQLLFDLQLIGLKPIIVHPERNQELIEHPETLYQLVKNGALTQVTAASVVGKFGKKIQKFTNQLIEHHQTHFVASDVHHVTRRGFYLKEAYEYIDQEFGANWRDLLQENPQRLIEGKMIHYEEPQRIKRKKIFGIF, encoded by the coding sequence ATGATAGATTTACATAGTCATATCTTACCTGGAGTAGATGATGGGGCAAAAGACCTAGAAGAAAGTATGCAGCTTGCTAGAGAAGCGGTAAAACAAGGAATTACCAAAATCATTGCTACTCCACATCATCGTAATGGTTCTTATTACAATTCCAAAGACGAGATATTAGAAGCAGTAGAGCGTTTAAATGAAGAGTTATTTTTAGAAAATATACAACTAGAAATATGCCCAGGACAAGAAACGCGAATTTATGGTGATATGGTTCAAGATATTGAGCAAGGTGAGCTGTTAGCCTTAAATAATGATCATAAATACCTATTTGTGGAGCTTCCCTCGAACCACGTTCCACGTTACACAAATCAGTTATTATTTGACCTGCAGTTAATTGGTTTAAAGCCAATTATTGTCCATCCTGAAAGAAATCAAGAATTAATTGAACACCCAGAAACGTTATATCAGCTAGTGAAAAATGGAGCATTAACACAAGTCACAGCTGCAAGTGTGGTAGGAAAGTTCGGAAAAAAAATTCAGAAATTTACAAATCAACTAATTGAACATCATCAAACTCACTTTGTTGCATCTGATGTACATCATGTGACACGAAGAGGATTTTATTTAAAAGAAGCTTACGAATACATAGACCAAGAGTTTGGAGCCAACTGGCGAGATTTGCTTCAGGAAAACCCTCAAAGATTAATAGAAGGTAAGATGATCCATTATGAAGAACCGCAACGAATAAAAAGAAAAAAAATATTTGGCATTTTTTAA
- the thiD gene encoding bifunctional hydroxymethylpyrimidine kinase/phosphomethylpyrimidine kinase, with protein sequence MKPIKVLTIAGSDSGGGAGIQADLKTFQELEVFGMSAITAITAQNTLGVQGVYPSSLEAVANQIDSIGTDMGADAIKTGMLFNSEMIGLVCEKIKQYGWENVVVDPVMIAKGGAPLLQEEAVKTMREQLIPLSKVITPNMPEAEALTGRKIQSLEDRKEAAKMLYDLGAQNVVIKGGHDTNSDEVIDLLFDGTEFTTYQSKRINTKNTHGTGCTFAAAVASELAKERSIKEAVGNAKKFVHVSIVNAMQIGSGHGPLNHAAHRTVGEYNNG encoded by the coding sequence ATGAAACCTATTAAAGTTTTAACGATAGCTGGTTCGGACAGCGGTGGAGGAGCAGGCATCCAAGCCGATTTAAAAACTTTTCAAGAGCTTGAGGTCTTTGGCATGTCAGCTATTACTGCTATCACAGCTCAAAATACATTAGGAGTACAAGGTGTGTATCCTTCATCACTTGAAGCGGTAGCCAATCAAATTGACTCTATTGGTACGGACATGGGAGCCGATGCGATAAAAACAGGGATGTTATTCAACAGTGAAATGATTGGGCTTGTTTGTGAGAAGATCAAACAATATGGATGGGAAAATGTGGTTGTTGATCCAGTCATGATTGCTAAAGGTGGCGCTCCTTTATTACAAGAAGAAGCAGTAAAAACGATGCGAGAGCAATTGATACCTTTAAGTAAGGTCATTACACCAAACATGCCAGAAGCGGAAGCTTTAACAGGAAGAAAGATTCAGTCCTTAGAAGATCGAAAAGAAGCGGCGAAGATGTTGTACGACTTAGGTGCACAAAATGTAGTGATTAAAGGTGGACATGATACAAATTCAGATGAAGTGATAGATCTTTTATTTGACGGCACTGAGTTTACAACCTATCAGAGCAAAAGAATTAATACAAAAAATACACACGGAACGGGTTGTACCTTTGCTGCGGCAGTCGCTAGTGAACTAGCTAAAGAAAGATCAATAAAAGAGGCTGTAGGAAACGCTAAGAAATTTGTACATGTATCTATCGTAAATGCTATGCAAATAGGAAGTGGTCACGGACCGTTAAATCATGCTGCACATCGCACAGTAGGTGAATATAATAATGGCTAA
- the thiE gene encoding thiamine phosphate synthase, which translates to MAKSFQNISLELMKKHLKLYFVMGSVNCLKHPVEVLSEAIEGGITIFQYREKGKGALQGEEKLQLGKKLQFLCKQNDIPFIVNDDINLALELDADGVHIGQEDGDISKIRKLVGTKMLGISTHNLSEATEAVKLGANYIGVGPMYETNTKLDTNEVAGPDMIRHLRQNNIKIPIVGIGGINQNNLKLVINAGADGVALISAISSFNHPREAASKLIETINDAYTIE; encoded by the coding sequence ATGGCTAAAAGCTTTCAAAATATCTCATTAGAATTAATGAAAAAGCATTTAAAACTATATTTTGTTATGGGTAGTGTGAATTGCTTAAAACATCCTGTAGAAGTTTTGTCCGAAGCCATAGAAGGTGGCATCACCATCTTTCAGTACCGTGAAAAGGGAAAAGGTGCTTTACAGGGAGAGGAAAAGCTGCAATTAGGAAAAAAACTGCAATTTTTATGCAAACAAAATGATATTCCCTTTATTGTAAATGATGATATAAATCTTGCATTAGAGTTAGATGCAGATGGAGTTCATATCGGTCAAGAGGATGGAGACATATCCAAGATTAGAAAATTAGTAGGGACTAAAATGTTAGGAATTTCTACCCATAATTTATCCGAAGCAACAGAAGCAGTGAAACTTGGTGCAAATTATATAGGCGTTGGTCCTATGTATGAAACAAATACAAAACTGGACACAAATGAAGTCGCCGGTCCGGATATGATTCGACACCTAAGACAAAATAATATAAAAATCCCTATTGTTGGCATAGGGGGAATCAATCAAAACAACTTAAAACTCGTGATAAATGCAGGGGCAGACGGTGTTGCGCTAATCTCAGCCATTAGCTCTTTCAATCACCCTAGAGAAGCAGCTAGCAAACTAATCGAGACAATCAATGACGCTTACACTATTGAATAA
- a CDS encoding glycosyltransferase family 4 protein, with translation MKVIYLTAEGFDTPNPNNQLAMTMIDDFLNAGIEVHMISSRRKAINPDIPDILKDRNGFTVDIIDRPVVDKSHFVTRYLEETLYSFKAMSKWLKIRKNIDMVLVQSCPTVLSPMFLLKFLLRKPIIYSIFDVFPGSANDIGVIRNKNVYNILAILQKFVYKFSDKVVVISSDMKKKVTEEKVDEEKIRVIPNWYDENSVIEIDSSKNKFIQKYNIDTNKFYVQFAGTLGYVFDYKMVLDVAERLKGETNIVFQMIGDGNIKKQFMNETEERGLSNIVFYPLQPLEIVPDVYSACSLCFIPLKKGVIGNGVPSKAYLLMACRRVVLNSVEEDSDYYKMFNDNNIGVSVPNSDPVKVAEKIQYLYNNQEKLLIMAENAKRFGEKHYTRKVNTQKFISLFNEIYHREGRS, from the coding sequence ATGAAAGTAATTTATTTAACCGCTGAAGGATTTGATACTCCGAATCCAAATAATCAACTAGCTATGACTATGATTGACGATTTTTTAAATGCGGGCATAGAAGTTCACATGATATCAAGTAGAAGAAAAGCCATTAACCCTGACATACCAGATATATTAAAAGATAGAAATGGATTCACGGTTGACATAATAGATAGACCAGTTGTTGATAAATCTCATTTTGTAACAAGATATCTTGAAGAAACGTTATATTCATTTAAAGCAATGTCGAAGTGGTTGAAAATTAGGAAAAATATAGATATGGTTTTAGTTCAATCATGTCCTACTGTACTGTCTCCCATGTTTTTGCTTAAGTTTTTATTAAGAAAACCGATTATATATAGTATTTTTGATGTATTTCCTGGCAGTGCCAATGACATCGGTGTAATACGCAATAAAAATGTATATAATATTCTAGCTATTTTACAAAAATTTGTATACAAATTTAGTGATAAGGTTGTAGTTATATCTTCAGATATGAAAAAAAAGGTTACTGAAGAGAAAGTAGACGAGGAAAAGATACGTGTTATTCCAAATTGGTATGATGAAAATTCTGTAATCGAAATTGATTCTAGTAAAAATAAGTTTATTCAAAAATATAATATAGATACTAATAAATTTTATGTTCAATTTGCAGGAACACTAGGGTATGTATTTGATTATAAAATGGTTCTTGATGTCGCAGAACGACTTAAGGGTGAGACAAACATTGTCTTTCAAATGATTGGTGATGGAAATATAAAAAAACAGTTTATGAATGAAACAGAAGAAAGAGGGCTTTCAAATATAGTATTTTATCCATTACAACCTCTTGAGATTGTACCAGATGTTTATAGTGCATGTTCTTTATGTTTTATTCCATTAAAAAAAGGTGTGATAGGGAATGGAGTTCCTAGTAAAGCCTATCTATTGATGGCTTGTAGAAGGGTCGTTCTTAATTCAGTAGAAGAAGATTCGGATTATTATAAAATGTTTAATGATAATAACATCGGAGTTTCTGTTCCCAATAGTGATCCTGTTAAAGTAGCAGAGAAAATTCAGTATTTATATAATAACCAAGAAAAACTACTAATAATGGCTGAAAATGCTAAAAGGTTTGGTGAAAAACATTACACTAGAAAAGTAAATACACAAAAGTTTATTTCATTATTTAATGAGATATATCATAGAGAAGGAAGGTCATAG
- the galU gene encoding UTP--glucose-1-phosphate uridylyltransferase GalU, with the protein MKKVKKAIIPAAGLGTRFLPATKAMPKEMLPIVDKPTIQYIVEEAVASGIEDIMIVTGKGKRAIEDHFDHAFELEQNLKEKGKDDLLEKVQQSSNLANIHYIRQKEPKGLGHAIWCARTFIGDEPFAVLLGDDIVQSDVPCLGQLIHEYEKTLAPMIGVQQVPDEETHRYGIVDPMEQVGRRYQVSSFIEKPEQGSAPSNLAIMGRYILTPEIFMFLEEQNIGAGGEIQLTDAISKLNEIQRVFAYDFEGKRYDVGEKLGFIQTTIEFAMQDDELKSKLISFMKEIQNKNEVNI; encoded by the coding sequence ATAAAAAAAGTAAAAAAAGCAATCATTCCTGCTGCAGGATTGGGTACTCGTTTTTTACCTGCAACGAAAGCGATGCCAAAAGAGATGCTGCCGATAGTAGATAAACCTACAATTCAGTACATCGTTGAAGAAGCAGTAGCTTCAGGTATTGAAGATATCATGATTGTTACGGGAAAAGGGAAAAGAGCGATAGAAGATCATTTTGATCATGCTTTTGAATTAGAACAGAATTTAAAAGAAAAAGGAAAAGACGATTTACTTGAAAAAGTTCAGCAATCTTCTAATTTAGCAAACATCCATTACATAAGACAAAAAGAACCTAAAGGATTAGGACATGCCATTTGGTGCGCACGAACATTTATTGGAGACGAACCTTTTGCTGTGTTATTAGGGGATGATATTGTTCAATCAGATGTACCTTGTCTTGGCCAGTTAATTCATGAGTATGAAAAAACACTTGCTCCGATGATTGGTGTTCAACAAGTACCAGATGAAGAAACACATCGATATGGAATAGTTGATCCAATGGAACAAGTAGGTAGACGTTATCAAGTTAGTAGTTTTATAGAAAAACCTGAACAAGGTTCAGCACCTTCTAATTTGGCCATTATGGGACGATATATACTTACGCCTGAGATTTTTATGTTTTTAGAAGAACAAAATATTGGAGCTGGTGGAGAGATTCAATTAACAGATGCTATTTCTAAATTAAATGAAATTCAACGAGTTTTTGCTTATGATTTTGAAGGAAAACGATACGACGTTGGGGAGAAGTTAGGGTTTATTCAAACGACAATTGAGTTTGCAATGCAGGATGATGAATTAAAATCCAAACTTATCTCTTTTATGAAAGAAATCCAAAATAAAAATGAAGTTAACATTTAA
- a CDS encoding thiazole synthase, translating into MLNIGPYSFHSRLMLGTGKYPDFDIQKKAVDVSETEILTFSVRRMNIFEPSQPNFLEKIEVEKFKLLPNTAGASTAEEAVRIAKLAKASGLCDMIKVEVIGDPKTLLPDPVETLKATEELLAEGFIVLPYTSDDVLLAKRLQDLGVHAIMPGASPIGSGQGIINPLNLSFIIEQATVPVIVDAGIGAPSDAAIAMEMGADGVLLNTAVSGAKDPVKMAQAMKLGIEAGRLGYEAGRIPKKRYATASSPTEGLSTV; encoded by the coding sequence TTGTTAAACATAGGACCTTATTCATTCCATTCTAGACTGATGTTAGGTACAGGGAAATACCCTGACTTTGATATTCAAAAAAAAGCGGTGGACGTTTCTGAAACTGAAATTTTAACGTTTTCTGTACGAAGAATGAACATCTTTGAACCAAGCCAGCCTAACTTTTTAGAGAAAATTGAAGTGGAGAAATTTAAGCTTCTACCAAACACAGCAGGTGCATCTACTGCGGAAGAGGCTGTACGTATTGCAAAACTTGCTAAAGCTTCTGGTTTATGTGACATGATTAAAGTAGAAGTGATTGGTGATCCAAAAACATTATTACCAGATCCAGTGGAAACACTAAAAGCAACGGAAGAGTTATTAGCTGAAGGATTTATCGTATTACCTTATACATCTGATGATGTGTTACTTGCAAAAAGGTTACAGGATTTAGGTGTACATGCCATTATGCCAGGTGCATCACCGATTGGTTCTGGTCAAGGGATTATTAACCCATTGAATTTAAGTTTTATTATTGAGCAAGCGACAGTACCAGTCATTGTAGATGCAGGAATTGGAGCACCTTCGGATGCAGCCATTGCAATGGAGATGGGAGCAGATGGTGTTTTATTAAACACAGCAGTATCTGGAGCAAAAGATCCAGTGAAGATGGCACAAGCGATGAAGTTAGGCATCGAAGCGGGTCGTTTAGGATACGAAGCAGGACGTATCCCGAAAAAACGTTATGCAACAGCCAGTAGTCCAACGGAAGGATTGAGTACCGTTTGA
- a CDS encoding thiazole biosynthesis adenylyltransferase ThiF, with protein sequence MSDRYSRQTLFTPIGEKGQELISQKHVLLIGAGALGTGNAEALVRAGIGKLTIVDRDYVEWSNLQRQQLYDEADATNRMPKAIAAEKRLKEINSEVNVDAHVMDVTTEEIEQLVEGVDLILDATDNFDTRLLVNDISQKHQIPWIYGACVGSYGLSYTIFPGKTPCLNCLLETVPLGGATCDTVGIISPAVQMVVAYQVTEALKILVEDEEALRNKLVSFDLWKNQHTAINVNRAKKESCKSCGSHPTYPYLSAGSHTKTAVLCGRNTVQIRPPEPKKLNLPHLAETLEKQGGEIDLNPFLLNFKIDEHRMVIFQDGRVLVHGTKDITEAKNLYHRYLG encoded by the coding sequence TTGAGTGATCGATATTCAAGACAAACCTTATTTACACCCATTGGTGAAAAAGGACAGGAACTGATATCCCAAAAACATGTGTTGTTAATCGGAGCGGGTGCATTAGGTACAGGTAATGCCGAAGCTTTAGTGAGAGCAGGTATTGGTAAACTTACAATTGTAGATAGAGATTATGTGGAGTGGAGCAACTTACAAAGGCAGCAGTTATACGATGAAGCAGATGCAACAAACCGGATGCCAAAAGCGATTGCTGCGGAAAAACGGTTGAAAGAAATAAATTCAGAAGTGAATGTGGACGCTCATGTAATGGATGTGACAACAGAAGAAATCGAACAACTTGTAGAAGGTGTTGATCTCATCTTAGATGCAACAGATAATTTTGATACACGTTTACTTGTGAACGATATTTCTCAAAAACACCAAATCCCTTGGATTTATGGAGCTTGTGTTGGCAGCTATGGGTTGTCCTATACAATATTTCCCGGGAAAACACCTTGTTTGAACTGTTTGTTAGAGACAGTACCCCTTGGCGGAGCAACTTGTGACACGGTGGGGATCATTAGTCCTGCGGTTCAAATGGTAGTGGCTTATCAGGTGACAGAAGCGTTAAAAATATTAGTTGAGGACGAAGAAGCTTTACGGAACAAACTTGTATCCTTTGATCTTTGGAAAAACCAACATACAGCGATTAATGTAAATAGAGCGAAAAAAGAATCTTGTAAATCGTGTGGATCACATCCGACGTATCCATACTTGTCTGCTGGAAGTCATACAAAAACAGCTGTTTTATGTGGTAGAAACACAGTGCAAATCCGTCCACCAGAACCGAAAAAACTTAATTTACCACATCTAGCCGAAACGTTGGAAAAGCAGGGTGGAGAGATAGATTTAAATCCTTTTCTGTTAAACTTTAAAATCGATGAACATCGAATGGTGATATTTCAGGATGGACGTGTGCTTGTTCATGGGACGAAGGATATTACTGAGGCTAAGAATTTGTATCATCGGTATTTGGGATAA
- a CDS encoding YveK family protein produces MEESISLKEIYEIVKKRLWLILTITVIATLISAVVSLFVLTPIYQSSTQILVNNPKSENNAFDINDIRTNTELISTYSVIIKSPAILDIVIEELELDRSSGTLKNQINVKPENNSQVVSIVVEDENPVLAADIANTIANVFKIRIVELMNVDNVSILAEAKVSENPSPIKPNPTLNVAIAIIIGLMAGVGLAFLLEYLDNTVKTEQDIEKLLELPVLGSISQIREQEEKTSAVSQQNRSVGGVTIES; encoded by the coding sequence ATGGAAGAATCGATTAGTTTAAAGGAAATATACGAGATTGTTAAAAAAAGATTATGGTTAATTTTAACGATTACTGTGATAGCGACACTTATAAGTGCAGTAGTTAGTTTATTTGTATTAACTCCGATCTATCAATCATCTACTCAGATCTTAGTGAATAATCCTAAGTCAGAGAATAATGCATTTGATATTAACGATATTCGTACGAATACAGAATTAATTAGTACATATAGTGTTATTATAAAAAGTCCAGCAATTTTAGATATTGTAATTGAAGAACTTGAATTAGATCGCTCTTCTGGAACTTTGAAAAATCAAATTAACGTTAAACCTGAAAATAACTCACAAGTGGTCTCTATCGTTGTTGAAGATGAAAATCCAGTATTAGCAGCTGATATAGCAAATACGATCGCCAACGTATTTAAAATAAGAATTGTAGAATTAATGAACGTAGACAATGTAAGTATATTAGCAGAAGCTAAAGTTTCTGAGAATCCATCACCAATTAAACCGAATCCAACCTTAAACGTAGCGATTGCGATTATCATTGGTTTAATGGCAGGTGTCGGGTTGGCATTTTTACTAGAGTATTTAGACAATACAGTGAAAACAGAGCAGGATATCGAGAAGTTACTAGAGTTGCCTGTATTAGGTTCTATTAGTCAAATTAGAGAACAAGAAGAAAAAACTTCAGCTGTTAGTCAGCAAAACCGATCGGTTGGGGGTGTTACGATTGAGTCGTAA
- a CDS encoding sugar transferase, translating into MYMKIKRLIDVILSLVGLIVLSPIFLILIIGIKLDSKGPVLFKQKRIGINKTHFNILKFRTMRIDTPKDTPTHLLDDPEQYITKMGKLLRKTSLDELPQIWNIFIGQMSIIGPRPALWNQFELIVERDKYGANDVPSGLTGWAQINGRDELPIEIKAKLDGEYVEKISFWMDVRCFFGTIVSVVKSDGVVEGGTGMRNDEVKVRKKIYKS; encoded by the coding sequence ATGTATATGAAAATTAAAAGATTGATAGATGTAATTCTCTCTTTAGTTGGACTTATTGTCTTATCACCGATATTTTTAATTTTGATTATAGGAATTAAATTGGATTCAAAAGGTCCAGTGCTTTTTAAGCAAAAGCGGATTGGAATTAATAAAACCCATTTTAATATTTTAAAGTTTCGTACTATGAGAATAGATACGCCAAAGGATACCCCAACACATTTATTAGATGATCCAGAACAGTATATTACCAAGATGGGGAAGCTCTTAAGGAAAACTTCTCTTGATGAACTACCTCAGATTTGGAATATCTTTATTGGACAAATGAGTATTATTGGGCCTAGGCCAGCGCTTTGGAATCAATTTGAGCTAATTGTTGAACGAGACAAATATGGTGCCAATGATGTTCCATCGGGCCTGACTGGTTGGGCTCAGATTAATGGTAGAGATGAACTTCCTATTGAAATAAAAGCGAAGTTGGACGGCGAATATGTTGAGAAGATCAGCTTCTGGATGGATGTTAGGTGCTTCTTTGGGACAATCGTAAGTGTTGTCAAAAGTGATGGGGTTGTTGAAGGTGGGACCGGTATGAGGAATGATGAGGTTAAAGTTCGAAAAAAAATTTATAAATCTTGA